In Gracilibacillus salitolerans, the sequence TCTTCTGTTAAGAGTTCTATGCCCATAGCGGTTGCCATATCCATAGCGCTATTTTCTGGTTTGTGTTTTTTCCTGGACTCTAGCGCTTCCCTGTCATAACAAACACTTCTACGGCCTTTAGGGCTTTCTGCTGAACAATCATAAAAAATGTATTCCTCGTTGTTGTTATCATATCCGACAACATCCGGTTCACCGCCAGTTCGTTCCATTTCATAGAGCGACCATAGTTTTTCAACATTAGCTTCCAACTTTGCTTGAACGTTAGGCCATTCAAGTTCCTTATGGCGGTTCATGTTTTCTTCAAAGCGTTCTTTTAATGCTTCGAGTAATGCTTCACGTTGTTCTAGTGATAACTCCTCATTTCTCTTTGTCATATTGGTTTGCTCCTCTTATTGTTTTTACTAATCATAGTTTACTGCACTTACTTGAATAATAATATAGGGTGAAGCTCCTTTTTTGAAGAAAAGCACCTATTAATGAACTTTCAGAAGCACACCGTTAAGAGGAAGTGCACTCGTTTGTACTATTTTTCCTTTTTTAATATTTCCTGAAGTTTTTTTACCTATTCAGTTTGAACTAGACTATTATGTTAACAGCATGAGTCAGATCTCATCATCACTCCAAATTTGATGGACATATAGTACGTTATTTTGCATCATAACGCCCATTTATCGATGTTGGCGGACATATAATTCCTTATTTAACGACTTTAGATAAAAATTAGCCTTATTTTCAATGAATAACGGAATAGATGTCCAACGAACCTCGTTAAAACAGCATTTTTTTCACAAATAGAGGAACATATGTCCGTTCCCTATATACAAACAAAGTTAGCAAGACCAAATCCTATACGATTTGGTCTCCTTTTTTGGATATTTTTCTCAGGCTCTAAATTCACCTTCCATAACCGTTTCTGTTAGCGGACGACGATCGGAAGGTAATTCACGTTCTTGGAATTTTTCTTCTAATTTTTCTTTTTCATCTTGGTAGCCTATTGCTACGACTGCATGGATTTCATATTGCTCTGGAATGTTTAATACTTCACGAGCTTTATCTTTATAAAATC encodes:
- a CDS encoding DUF4256 domain-containing protein, which codes for MTKRNEELSLEQREALLEALKERFEENMNRHKELEWPNVQAKLEANVEKLWSLYEMERTGGEPDVVGYDNNNEEYIFYDCSAESPKGRRSVCYDREALESRKKHKPENSAMDMATAMGIELLTEEQYRELQKLEDFDKKTSSWVQTPANIRKLGGALFCDRRYDTVFVYHNGAESYYGARGFRGSLKV